caatggtgatggttATGCCTATGTAGGAGATGGGAGATAGAATGGATGAACAATGGCggtggatctccttcggtgtggtgTAGATGAATTTGATGGGTGGCAATTCTGTTTAACGACGAATGGCTCTCTTCACATAACCTATAGGATTTGACCTCGGGAGTGCTGCAACGCACCGTACGGGCAGGGCTTGCCCGTACCGTTGCCCGGTAAAGTCCCTAGAACGACTTTTGacctctagtcgattttgttgcaCTTGTGACGagattttcttcagtaattgcaggtccatttCTCATTAAGATTTGATTTCATGCACACCATTCAAAGATAGAAGATATTGCACATATTTGCAATAATTAATCATTAATGGCACACTTAGAGAGAAGTTTAGTCAATTTGTTGACATAGCAAAGGGTTTTGACGTGAGGAAAAGTGGTGTATTTCACAGCCATCAGCaatctgcgccacgttaatggcgacgcctcGTGACCGCCGCCCACCTCTGCAGAAGAAATTAATTCTGTTGCCAAACATATCGCGCCCCTCGTCTTCTCCGACGTATATAAAGTGGGGTGCCCGCTCAGATGCCTCATCCCTTCCTCAACCCTAGCCGTCGCACAACCTCCGCTGTAGCCACCAAGTTTGCCATGATGATGGGTGCCGGCGACGGCCTTACTGTTTAATGTGGCGAATATTGACCGAGATCAAAATGAATCTTGGTGGACCAAGACTGGCGTGGTTAAACCGTGGGCAGCGGATTTAGCCGAAGGACGTGATTAATTAATGGAGCAAACCGTGGGCAGCGATCCGCCAGATTTGAAGCTAGGCTAGAAGATGGAATAATTAATTTTAGAGTACTAGTAGTGCGAGTGCGGAAGCAGGACCAccaggaaggaggaagaagagtgTCGACTCGCCGGACGGGGTCAAACCGAGGAACCGCCGCGTGGCCCATTCTCTCTCTGACCGTCTCAGCACAGAAGTGAGCAGAAGAATCCACATCTACATTCTacagggagggagggagagggaaactcaaggaaaggggggagaaaGGAGCGGGAGCGGTTAAAACCTGCGAAAGTAAGCGGAGGGAGGGAGGGAATCGGTGACGCGACTTTGCCTGCCGCCAGCCAGCGTCAATACTACTCTAGTATTTTGGGCCACCGGGAGGAGGGAAGGAGAGCAGCGCGGCGTAGTTGTTGTTGTTTGCTTTGTTTTGTTTTAGTTTAGCTGCCTCTGCCTGTGCGTGCTCGTGTGGGCTTTGCGTTGCGTTGCGTTGCCATCCGCGTGCGTCCCTATCCAACCCGCCCCGTCTCGTATTGCCTCGCCctcgccttctcccccagccacaCCGTCGTCTTCCTCACCATCCCCCCTTTCCGCAACAAGGAAGGAACGAACAAGACCCAGATAAGATTTCCCTAGCTTCTTCCTCCCTTCCTCCTCCTCACGGAACCCACCGCCGGACTTGGCCCCAACGCCAGCCTAATTACGAGCAAGGGTTTTCTCGGTTCCTTCTTCCTCGAACTGTTTCTCGATTTGATTTGGTCACCGCCCCTTCGGGACACGAATTTCGCTTTCGCGATCCGGCGCACCCGATTCGCGATCAGGCAGGGGATTAGATTCCCGCCGCGCGCCGCGTTAATTCGATAACAAACAAATCCACCCTAGGGAGCATCGGCTTCTCTTCCTCCTTGTTCGTTCTCCTCCATCGGGGCAGCGACGATCAGGGCAGTCCCGATCCCGGCCTCTGCCGCGGCGGCGATGGCGGACGGGCTGGACCGGTGGCGCGACTTCTTCCGGGGCGCGGGCGCCCCAATCTGCGAAGTCGTCGAGAAGGCCatcctcgtcgccgccgccgacgagCCGCGCGAGTTCCTGCGCCGCCGCGACCGCATCGCCGAGCGCCTCTTCAACGCGCTCCACGCCCCGCCCCCTGCCGCCGCCTCATGCCACGGCAGCACCACCGTCTCGCAGCCGCCCGCCACGCCCGCAGCCGTCGCCGAGGACAAGGGCAGCGTGCGCCGCGTGCCCGAGACCACTCTCGACAGCAAGGTCCACAGCAGCAGCCCCAACCTCGCCGCGCCACTCCCGCTCGCCCAGGACGCGGGCTCggactccgactccgactctgagGACGACGAGCgactccgccgcgccgccgccagcaACTACGGCCACACCTACGATGATGAcaacgaggaggaagacgacttgGAAGACCTGGAcgccgcggcggcggaggaggaggaccgccacacTCAGCAGCACGAAGACGAGGACCAGGAGGCCGAGGAGCTGGAGGCGCTCACCAACGAGATCGACCGCGAGTCGCAGGTCGTCGGGGAGGTGCTCCGCATCAAGGACCTCCTCGACCACAAGCAGGACTACGTATGTGCCCAGTCCCTTTTCGCCTTTCACTTCCTTGATTGCTCAAGTAGTCATTTCTCACCTCACCAATGAGCTCTCTTACCACTTTCATCTCAACTAACAAAAAATGGTACTTCCATCTTGCAGTCGGATGCCACTCTCTTCGACTCGCTCAGGAGGCTGCAGCTCATGCAATTGTCCGTCTCCGCGCTCAAGGTACCTTACCTAGGACTGTTACATAGCGCAAACTAGATTATGTTGCTATTTGGTTTGCTAACCTTTCTGCCTGCTCATGCTAGGCTACTGAGATCGGGAGGGCTGTCAATGGGCTACGGAAGCACAGCTCGCAGCGCATCCGCCACCTCGTGCAGACTCTCATCCAGTAAGCTCCATCAGGTTGCTTGCACCTAGTTTTGCTTACTAGAGCTTTGAATTCGGACCCCGGTAGGGCGCGGTGGTTTTCTGGCGCGCATGAATGGCGACGTACCACGTGTCCGGGGAAATCCGACCCATGTCGTTCCGATTCCATTGCGGACACGTTCTCCCGATATAAATTCCGCCGAGTTTTAAGAGTTTAATGAGCCAAATTGCTTGCCTAATGTGCCAACAAGAATGTCATTGATACAAGCCAGCTGCGCTGCAACATAGTTGCGTAGTCATAATTTACCTTGTTTGTCATCGCAAAATTAATACCCTAGTAGTGAGTTTCCGAACAAGTCTTGCAAACAATTGTTGACATCTTCAATTGCCTTCTGCGTTTCAGAGGATGGAAAGTGTTGGTTGATGAGTGGGTCAGCACTACTAATGTAGCGCTTGCAGGTAAACGAGCTTGAACTTGTCTAACCATTCATTTGAATCCATCAATTTCTTAGTGAACGCTCGCCTCTAAGCTtaacatgatttttttttttacttgtaGACAACTCCCCAGGCACTTCAAACCCTTCTGTtgtagatgatgatgaagaagaagaaggcctTCCTTCTCCGCCTTTGGATGAAGGAGCATTCTTTGCACCTGAGGCTACCGCCATTCAACTCTCTGAGGTACTGATACATTCACTCTTGCCATCTGAATGGTTTTGGTGTTGAACAACAAGCTAATTAGTTTCCATTATTGTTTTGCCTGTTCCTCTTTGTCACCTCAAGTTCTTTGACGAAATGGATGAAGACGGAAGTGAGTACAACTACTCGAATTTGCTTAACATTATATGTGTAATATGTAGATTGTATGATAATTAACATTATATATTTTGACAGACTTGAGACATAACAATGATGTGCGCCCTGGAAACAAGAGGGAAAACAATGGCAGGAGGCCCTCAGACCATTCAGCTGTGACAAAACCAGAACTTACTCGTCCTGCCGGAACTGTTGAAAGGGATCAGTTCAGGAGGCCAGAATTGACAAGGCAAGAGCCATCGGTGAGGCAGACAAACCAGCAAAAACCTCAAAGTTCAAGTTTGCAAGCCAGGCCCCATGGCATGGCTAACAGGCAATCCAGGCCCCCGAGTTCTGATTCTGGATCTATGAGACCAAAGGCGGCTCCTCACCAGAAGCCCGTCGGTGATATGAAGTACAAAGAGACTCTAGATCACTTCGGCGTCGATAGAAAACCTGCAATGGGTCATGTGGATGTAAGTATCACATGCTACTGAGACTTAAGCTATGATGATGCTTAAGATCTCATGACTTACATCTGTCCTTTGACTCTAGAAATCAAGGCTCCATGCACAGACTTCAGCAGGGGCCAGGCGAGAGTCGGCAAAGCCGAAGATCAATGATGGTTTGGAAGGCAACGTAAGGCTGGAAGCAGCAAAACGCAAGCTCCAGGAACGGTACCAGGAACTTGAGAAAGGTTCGTGTTACCCTTGTCCCAGAATTTATCTTTAATCTCTTCTATATGTACTGTATAATCTTGTGGTTTACCTAACTCTGCTGTTCCATCCTCGCAGCAAAGAAGCAGCGCACGATACAAGTAATGGAGCTGGGTGACATACCAAAGCCTAAAAATCACAACAGACAGCCTGTGGCGAAGTCGAGGAATAACATTAGAAGTAGGGTACTTGGTCGGCGCTGATTCTTCTGTGATTTTTTTTCCTTCATCTGATGAATTTGTTGCCATGTCTTCCTGGTCCAAAGGACAGCAGCTGAACACTTAGTTGCCAGGACCAGAACCGTATTTTTGAACATAAACACCTCTGATGGAGAGCTTTCCTCGAAGTTGCAAGAGCAGCGCTGGATGCGATAAGTTAAAAGTGTTCAGCGAGATTAGTTGCTGTCTGCATAAATATTGCTCTTGCACTCGGAGCTCGGAGAGTTTAGTCAGTCATGTCTTGATAACCTGAGAGTGGACATGTAGTTCATCCTGTATCGGCTGTTTATCTTTCTTCCTGTTTAAAGGAAGCTGTAGATACACCAGATAGAATAATCATCCTTGTTCGGTACATTCCATCTAGCCTCAAACTTTTACATGGATTTATTTAGCGCAACATTCTTGGTATGTTTCTTGTTCCCTTGCAACTCCGGGCTATGTCTTTGGTTGCTGGCCTACTTGCTCTTCACATGCGAACCTTAAGGTCAGCCTTTGCAAGTTGCAACAACCTCATGGTCAGGACTCTATTCTACATCCGTGCAACGGTGCAAGGAACGGAAGGTAGTTgagaatttcaggaaaaaatgctTGGAAATGGAAGCAATGAAAGGGATAACTGAATGACGCAAAAGGTCACCAAGATATGCATTGGGTCGGCTCGAGCGATACGGTTTGGAAATTGGGAGGGCGTGTATTCCACCATCGGAGTGGCCGGTAGCGTGAGCAGCCACTCAAGAAAGCCCCACCACCATTTTGTTCCTCCTTTCTTCTTATCCATGGCTGCATGTTCCCACTTCCAGCAAAGAGCAGTATTGTTTGGCAAATCCAGCAAAGATTCTTGAGCCGGCCATTGTTTTTCTACGAAGAAGTCTGGTCTAGCATACGAAAATTAGAGGCTGCTACACCAGCGTTATCAGCTGGTAGTAAAACCCAAGACTGGGACTCCTATCGTCTTATACATGCCGTAATTCTACAGAGAACGGCGTGTGATATTTCACAGAAATAGCAGGGAATTTCCAtgccaaggaacacgtgaaggggcTAGGTACACCAAACAGATCGTCGTCGGCGCGTGCCAGGGACGCACACGTTACGCGACCAGCATGTAGATCACACATCACAGTCGTCGCTTATTACCACACGTAAGAGCAACTCTAACAAATCTAAAACCTTAAATTAGCTCtttttttagggttttcacgtTAAAAAGGCCCAAACAAATCAAGTATATTTTCCAAAATCGTAGTTATTAAAGATACACAGTAGAATCTCTCTTCCGAAGCGTTTTTTTTTTACCTGGACTACGATGGGCTTACGACAGCCTGAACCAACTTTATAACCAAACGGGAGAAAATACATGGGTCCATTACACCAAGAATTAAGaaaggaggtggaggagggggtATTGCATCTAAAGACCCAGAGCCTGACGTCCTCAATGCACCTGCGAGAGACAAGGGAGAGATTCTCCACAATGCCGCTGAAAGTCTGGGCGTTCCTCCGCTTCCATATGCTCCATGCAATGGCAATGTTGATGGTGGATTGTTCGAAACTGCAGCAACGCTTGAGGCAGAAGTTGGCGATGCTGGCGTAAGCACCAGGGTTGAAATCACTCCGGAAGAAATCCCAAACCTCCACCACCCCTGGGCACGAAAGTAGCAGTTGATCCGTATCTTCATCGAGGTTGCAGGAGAGGCAGGTGGCAGAAGTAGAGAGGTGATGTCAGAACCGCCGCTCGTTGGAAGGGAGACGCTTTTTCTTGGTCAGCCAACAAAAAATCTTGCACTTTAAGGGGGCAGCACTCCTCCAAACCTTAGCCGCCACCTCATCAATCTACAAATGGCTGAAAGAACTAACATACACACTTTCGTTTGCGAGTTTTTTGTTAGTGAGGTGGCCGTCGCGTAAGTCTGGAACGTCATGGCAAATGTCCACCTGTCTCAACTCGGAGGACAAGGCTCGAAGGTCAGCCGCTGCAGCAGCCGTAAGGTGCGGTCCAAGGGAGTTGAGGAGGCCCAGAGAGAGGGCCCCGGTGACGTTAATGTTGGGGCAGGTGGAGTGGGAGAAGAGGTTGGGGAAACACTCGTGAAGGGGGTGATCACCGAGCCAGAGATCAAACCAGAAGGAAGTGGAGTTTCCATTGCCCAGGGAGACCTTGGACCGCAACGATGTCTTTCCAAATAGGGATGCCGAGGTGATGGCGGTCCCCCAGATCGCGGGAGCCATTCCGGCCGTACATACGCCGAAACCAGGAGGCCGGGAGCCGAGGAGTCGGAGTGGAGTTTTGTAAGGAATTTTGCAAGGAGGGCCAAGTTTTGGGCAGGGAGAGAAACAACCCCGAGCCCCCAATTTTTTTAGGAACGACAGACGTCATCCCATGCCTCTTTACATTGGCCACCGTTAGAAGTCTCCTCCCTAGTCCACAGCAAGGCGCGGCGCCTTCTGTTAATCGCCTCATAACCCCCGCGGGGAGGAGTCCCGCACCTCATGGCATGGGAGAGCATAGAGGTGAGAACGGAGTTGACCAGGATCAAGCGGCCGTCGATGGGAAGGCAACGACCTCTCCAACCAGAGATCCGCATATCGCTCTTAGTCATGATCGGGAAGTCCCCAATGCACAGTTTGTAGGGGGAGAGCGGGAGGCCCAGATAGGTTTGAGGGAAGGTAGAGATCTCGCACCCGAAGGTGGAAGCCATAGACCTCGCACCCGAAGCAGTGTTTGCCATGAACGCCACACAGAGCTCCGGTTCAGCCTCCTGGGAAAATCAAGTCGGTGCGGTAGCCACCGCTCCTAAGTCGATTCGTCAGAATCTTCTTCGAATTGGGGGCAAGTTCATCGGCGGCCACCGGTTCCCCACGGACCTAGATGTATTTTGCCATCGATTTTACTTTTTCCATTCATATGTTCGTTGTTTGTGCATAGAATCACATTTAACATTGGATTTGATGCGGTATTGTAGATGAATTGACCATTAAGCCTGAGCCCGCGATATTTTTTGACGACTCGGATATTGAAGATTTGCTTTTCGTCGAAGATGTTGAGCAAATGATTGTGCTCCTCGCCatgaaagatctcaaggataggaagaataagaagaagaagaagcaccgaGAATCCACAGCTGGACATTTGTGCATCTCGTGGAAACGTGCGCTCGTGCATGATATGGTCATGCACGATTACTCCGCCGAGTTACCTATGTACCCTCCCAATATCTTTCGTGTGAGATACCGAATACGTAGAGATCTCTTCGTGAAGATAGTTCTACTTGCGAGGCTAATTGCCGCTTTTCTACCCGCCAGAGAAACGTAGCTCGGCTGCTAGGTTTATTCGTACCAAAAGATCTCGCCAGCTATGCGAATGATCGCCTATGAGATTCCGGTGGACTACACCAAGTaagtgtgtgtgtgtgcgcgcgcATGATGACTCGTGTGTTTGGGCCAGTGTATCTTAGAGCTCTCAATGAAGAGGACACAAAGAGATTGATGGCACACAATGAGCAACAAGGTTGGTCAGGCATGCTAGGGAGCATAGATTATATGCATTGGAAATAAAAGAATTGCCATGTGGCATGGTATGGACAGTATATTGGGAAGAGTCGTGAACCTACGAGTGTTCTTGACGCAGTGGCTTTAGAATACTTGTGGATTTTGCATTATTTCTTTGGGCTCCTGGGTTCTCTCAATGACATTGATGTCTCCAAGAGGTCTCATCTATTTGCTAGGCTTGCGAGTGGAGATGTTCCAGCTTGCAACTACACAATGAATGGACATGATTACACAACTGAATACTATCTTGCCGATGACATTTATCCTTCATGGTCTACATTTGTCAAAACCATCCCAAATCCCATCAATAAGGAAGCAAGCTGAATTTGCAAAGGCACAAGAAACATGCCGAAAGAACATTGAGAGACCGTTCGGTGTTCCGCAAGCTAGAATTGCTATTGTTCGAGGTCCAGATCATTTTCGGGGAAAGAAAACTCCCAATAACAACATGACAGCATGTGTGATTCTTCATAACATGATCATCGAAAATGAAAGGGATGGATCCAAACCTTTCTTGAGACCTATCAACAAATTGAGAACAATGTCACGCATACCTAGCTTAAAGATAATCTCATTGAGCACCATTGGCAGCGATATGTGCAGTAGTTTCCATTTGTGTTTCATTCATTTGAGAGGTGAACCATTATTTGCTTCCCATGCCATTCATTATTTGTTCAATTATTTGGATTTGGACTATTTATGTAATTAGATTATTGTTACATTATGTGATGTTTATACCATccataattttattttatatattGTTGTCGTATTTACATTTAGTTCATACATATGGGCTCAAATGCTAAAAAAAACATTGATTTACGGTTTCACGAGGTAACACCGCCCAATAGATTCACAAATTAAAACTATAAAACTGACGGAAAGTGTTTTTGACACATGGGCACCAATGCTCTCCTCACTTtcagatttttgaaaattttaaaatctCACATTTTTAAGTCTCAAAAAAATTACGATGGTAAATATATAAATAGATATATACAGGTGGGGTGTATGCCAAAAAGTCCCCttaaaaatactttgtattttgaaCAACATAAAAAATACAAATTTCTGACATTAAATGGTAGTAAAATAATATTACAATAGTGTATCATTTTTTCAGAAATTTGTTTTTTTATATTTCTCAAAATTTAAAGTATTTTTTACCGGGATTTTTTTTTGCATACAATTCTCATGAAcatatctatctacatatttaacgCCATAATTTTTAAAAACATAAAATCGTGAGGTTTCGAAATTTTCAAAAAGCTGAAAGTGgagggagcactggtgcccatgtgcaccaaatccctGTCGACTAACTAAATATTATGTTTTACAGTTTCCATCTGGTGGAGCTTGCGCGCTCCTTCGTATTCGTTTTTCTGCAGTCCTTGTTCGTTTTTTTAGGAGACTGTTCTTACGACATCTATTAAATTTTCTCTAATAGGGACATGTACAATGCAAGATGCTTGGAAGAGGTGCTTAGAGAAATAAACCGATTTTGGTCAAGCACTGTGCTTGTTTATACTAGACAGATGCCTAAATGGATACCTCTCATATCTTGGTTTAATTAGTAAGCATCCATGTAAGCACCACACATGGCCTAATAACAATCTCGCAGCACCTACGTCACAGCGTATGCCAGCAGACGGCACGCCCCTATCTTCTTCGTTGTTGCCTCTTTGAGTTGAGTTCCCCACTCGCTACTCGCATGTGCGGTTGGGTTGGGAGCACGCTTTGCTTGACCAGTTCCGAAACCGAAAACAAAATGGGGTTCACAAAAGTCTTTCCGCCACCCACCTTCTCCTACCCGGATCTGCTCGCGATGATTGAATGCGACGGCGACACCCTCACCGCCATTAGCTTACCTTAGTGCTGGCTACTAAACAATTCCAAAGTGGAGATTAGCGATGTGGACCGCTCGATATGCGTATTGCTGCTCCTTCCTTTTCTTGTTAAATTCTCCAAAATGTGATGCCACTGTGTTGCTCATTGTTTATGAAAATGAAATCGAGAGGGAGGGGCTGGCTCCTTGCCATAGAAAATAAACGACGTCCACGCAAAGATTTATGCGATTTGAAGGTGGTCCCAATTGCGTGATGTGGAAGGGTTTGCCAGTTATTATTAGAGGTGATCTGCATCTTAATTAAGCATCCTTAGGTCGGCTGGATTATATGGTTGATTGATTAGCTGTTGAGTGCCAAAAAGAGAGCGGAGATGTGAACGTGATGTCGCGTCGCGCGCGGTCTCGATCGAGGAGGGAGCAGCGGCCAGCAGCTTCTGGCTCTTGGAGTGTCTGGTGAGATCGGGCTGGCTACGAAAAGTCGAGTTTGTTGGGGAATTAGGTCTTCGGATCCACGGTCTTGAGTACAGCGGCGCCTAGAATGCCACCGTTCATGGCAGTTTGATTCCCTAGTTTAGCAGTGATGATTGCTGTTCCTCACAGGCTGTGTGTTTGTCCCAACAATATCTCGGGAGGAGACTAGCACTAAGCTCTAGCAAAGGTTAGTGATCTCTAAGTATGAAGAATTCCATTTCGAATCTCAAAATAGTGACAGTGAAAGGTTTTTTTGTTGCCAATGCATCTTACTCGATAATAAACTTAACGACACAAAATACCTTTTTATCCACTAATTACACACAAATAGTTAGGATTAAGAGCAAGCAACATGTAATATATGAAAGTAACATAGCTCGAAGCCGCCATGCCATGTTCCACAGCGGACTGCCTTTCCTATCGAGACCACATCCACTTGGTTGCTTGCGCTAACATTTCTATTGCCCTCGAACTCGACATCTTCACCCTAGTCTCATTCGCCCTTGGCGCCAGTTTTATCGGATTACTCGGAGTAACTTAGGATATCATTTATGCTCCTATATATTGCCAACGGCGACCCTAATCCAAGTTATTGTTCGTGCTGTTTCAGATTTGGGGCACATACAATCGTACGTGTTAGTTCATCTTAACCGAGATATGCCCCTTATCCATGTCACAAATGGGTTATATATGATTACATGTCTACATAGCACACATCATCGTCTTGAGAGGCGGCCGTTGTTTTAGAACAAATTGTTAAATGGATAAAAAAATCAATACATGTCATCAAATAGACATTGGCGACAAAAATTTGCCACCGAAGCCATCGCTGGAGGCACAAAGTGACATTTTGTCAATAGATGTCGTCGAAGATGTTCTCTGATGCAAGGCTATGAAAGTGTCAATTAAACAAGTCGAATGGCCTATGTCCACAGTATTACTATTGAAGATCATGACGGTTTTGTGAAAAAAGGGATTCGTGAGCATTTTATGACGATGAGGGTGGTTTAAGTTCAGTGACGGTTTCACAAAGTGGTTGCTGATGTGTTAGCTCTGGTGCAGCAGAAGTGTAAAGGCCAACAAACAGCACTACTCATACTACTATTCTAAAATAGTGCATCTCAAGTTATCCGATAAGATATACTACTAGCACATATGCATTTTTGCTCCGTCTTTATCCACCTGTATTTTTTTTGCGAACTCTTTCTTCACTTGTCTCTGATTAAGCTCGGGCAGGAGGGATGCTAGGTCCGcctatgccccccccccccccccccccttcactAATATAGAGAACCCGTATGAGATTAGCAACATCTTAATCTTAATATTAAGCTTTCAAAGTTTATGTTACATGAGCGGAACAAACCACTGAAAACAAAATCCAAGTAGCCACTCTGGGTCGGCACAGGTAAGGGATGAGGGTCTAAGACCATTCACTATGTGAACCAAAAGCGATTCAAAGACACTTATGAGCTGATTCCATACATAGTAGAGAACCGGTTCCAATCATCTGACAAGAGAAGGGCACCGACATGTTAGTTCGGTTCAAAGCAATCAACATGCAATATTGGCCCACATGGCATGGATGGAACAATGGAAAGAGAAGGTGTCAAGAAGTTGCATGCATGTACTTTTTTAACAAAATGGGCCACCACGCAAAGCGATTCACACATAGCAGCAAAATCTCACTGGTTCCAAATTTTGACACTTTTTTTCTTTGAACCGAACACACATAGTGCATGGTCAAGCTATCTCTCGAACTTCGACTTCTACATGGTACCCAGGACAGCCACTCGCTGCCAATGATCTCTAGAAACGAGCGGTGCATTCTGCCGAAGCCAAAGCGATCACATTATCAGCAAGACGCAAGAATCGAAAGC
This Lolium perenne isolate Kyuss_39 chromosome 1, Kyuss_2.0, whole genome shotgun sequence DNA region includes the following protein-coding sequences:
- the LOC127313811 gene encoding probable mediator of RNA polymerase II transcription subunit 26b → MADGLDRWRDFFRGAGAPICEVVEKAILVAAADEPREFLRRRDRIAERLFNALHAPPPAAASCHGSTTVSQPPATPAAVAEDKGSVRRVPETTLDSKVHSSSPNLAAPLPLAQDAGSDSDSDSEDDERLRRAAASNYGHTYDDDNEEEDDLEDLDAAAAEEEDRHTQQHEDEDQEAEELEALTNEIDRESQVVGEVLRIKDLLDHKQDYSDATLFDSLRRLQLMQLSVSALKATEIGRAVNGLRKHSSQRIRHLVQTLIQGWKVLVDEWVSTTNVALADNSPGTSNPSVVDDDEEEEGLPSPPLDEGAFFAPEATAIQLSEFFDEMDEDGNLRHNNDVRPGNKRENNGRRPSDHSAVTKPELTRPAGTVERDQFRRPELTRQEPSVRQTNQQKPQSSSLQARPHGMANRQSRPPSSDSGSMRPKAAPHQKPVGDMKYKETLDHFGVDRKPAMGHVDKSRLHAQTSAGARRESAKPKINDGLEGNVRLEAAKRKLQERYQELEKAKKQRTIQVMELGDIPKPKNHNRQPVAKSRNNIRSRVLGRR